In the Grimontia kaedaensis genome, one interval contains:
- the hslU gene encoding HslU--HslV peptidase ATPase subunit yields the protein MSEMTPREIVSELDRHIIGQDKAKRAVAIALRNRWRRMQLNEDLRVEVTPKNILMIGPTGVGKTEIARRLAKLANAPFIKVEATKFTEVGYVGKEVETIIRDLTDVAIKMTHQQAMEKVKFRAEELAEERILDVLLPPPRDAWGQNEEPKADSATRQSFRKKIREGQLDDKEIEIDLAAPQMSMEIMAPPGMEEMTNQLQSMFQNLGGGTTAKKRKMKLKDALKAATEEEAAKLVNQEELKDQAIASVENNGIVFIDEIDKICKRGESSGPDVSREGVQRDLLPLVEGSTVSTKHGMVKTDHILFIASGAFQVASPSDLIPELQGRLPIRVELEALTASDFKRILTEPNASLTAQYSALMGTEEVNLTFTEDGIEEIANAAWRVNEKTENIGARRLHTVMERLVDEISFDASERGGESFEINSEYVRSHLEELVDDEDLSRFIL from the coding sequence ATGTCTGAAATGACCCCACGTGAAATCGTTTCCGAGCTTGACCGACACATTATCGGTCAGGACAAAGCCAAGCGCGCCGTTGCTATCGCACTGCGTAACCGCTGGCGTCGCATGCAGCTCAATGAAGATCTGCGTGTAGAAGTGACCCCGAAAAACATTCTGATGATCGGCCCAACCGGTGTTGGTAAAACCGAAATTGCCCGCCGTCTGGCAAAGCTAGCCAATGCGCCGTTCATCAAAGTCGAAGCCACCAAGTTCACCGAAGTGGGCTATGTGGGTAAGGAAGTTGAAACCATCATCCGCGATCTGACAGATGTGGCAATCAAAATGACCCACCAGCAAGCGATGGAAAAAGTGAAATTCCGCGCAGAAGAGCTGGCAGAAGAGCGCATTCTCGATGTACTTCTTCCACCGCCACGTGACGCTTGGGGCCAGAATGAAGAGCCAAAAGCTGATTCGGCAACCCGCCAAAGCTTCCGTAAGAAAATCCGTGAAGGCCAACTGGACGATAAAGAAATCGAGATCGATCTGGCGGCTCCACAGATGAGCATGGAAATCATGGCGCCTCCTGGTATGGAAGAAATGACCAACCAGCTGCAGAGCATGTTCCAAAACCTGGGTGGCGGCACCACAGCGAAAAAGCGCAAGATGAAGTTGAAAGACGCGCTGAAAGCCGCAACCGAAGAGGAGGCGGCGAAGCTGGTCAATCAGGAGGAGCTGAAAGATCAGGCCATCGCGTCAGTGGAAAACAACGGTATTGTGTTCATCGACGAAATCGACAAGATCTGTAAACGCGGTGAAAGCTCAGGTCCAGACGTTTCCCGTGAGGGTGTGCAACGTGACCTACTACCACTGGTTGAAGGCAGCACCGTCTCAACCAAGCACGGCATGGTGAAGACCGACCACATCCTGTTCATCGCATCCGGTGCATTCCAGGTAGCGTCTCCGTCAGATCTGATCCCAGAGCTTCAGGGTCGCCTGCCAATCCGTGTTGAGCTGGAAGCGCTGACTGCATCTGACTTCAAACGCATCCTGACTGAACCTAATGCTTCCCTGACAGCGCAATATTCAGCACTGATGGGTACCGAAGAAGTGAACTTGACCTTCACCGAAGATGGTATTGAAGAGATCGCAAACGCGGCATGGCGTGTGAACGAGAAAACCGAGAACATCGGTGCCCGCCGTCTGCACACCGTGATGGAGCGCCTGGTAGACGAAATCTCCTTCGACGCGAGCGAGCGTGGCGGTGAGTCTTTCGAAATCAACTCAGAATACGTGCGCAGCCACCTTGAAGAGTTGGTCGACGACGAAGATCTGAGCCGCTTTATCCTGTAA
- the hslV gene encoding ATP-dependent protease subunit HslV, which translates to MTTIVSVRRNGKVVIAGDGQVSLGNTVMKGNARKVRRLYNNKVLAGFAGGTADAFTLFERFERKLEMHQGHLTKAAVELAKDWRTDRALRRLEALLAVADETASLIITGNGDVVQPEHDLIAIGSGGNFAQAAATALLENTELDAREIAEKSLTIAGDICVFTNQHHTVEELDY; encoded by the coding sequence GTGACAACTATCGTTTCTGTTCGCCGCAACGGCAAAGTAGTGATCGCCGGTGATGGCCAGGTGTCACTGGGTAATACGGTCATGAAGGGCAATGCCCGTAAAGTTCGCCGTCTATACAACAACAAGGTGCTGGCAGGTTTTGCGGGTGGTACGGCTGACGCATTCACCTTGTTCGAACGCTTCGAGCGCAAACTGGAAATGCATCAGGGTCACCTGACCAAAGCAGCGGTAGAGCTGGCCAAAGACTGGCGTACTGACCGCGCACTGCGTCGCCTTGAAGCCCTGCTGGCAGTGGCAGACGAAACAGCGTCGCTGATCATCACAGGTAACGGCGATGTGGTTCAGCCAGAACACGATCTGATTGCGATTGGTTCAGGCGGCAATTTCGCACAGGCAGCAGCCACTGCATTGCTCGAAAATACTGAGCTGGATGCACGCGAAATCGCTGAAAAGTCGCTGACCATCGCAGGTGACATTTGTGTGTTCACCAACCAGCACCACACCGTCGAAGAACTCGATTATTAA